One genomic window of Halobellus limi includes the following:
- a CDS encoding DUF1641 domain-containing protein, translating into MSEDGHAADGDAPADGDAEAAALEGADLETAIAENPEAVAAFVRRLDAVNELLDVLALGESALDDEMVRSLAGTGSTLVESADGLATEETVELAATVGDNGEELQGALESLLVLQRTGTLDELVEVADVLSLLTSALDDEMVRSLAGTGSALGEVAQTAGDDDVRDGLETLLSGVGEAAGEEPERVGAVGLLKRSRDPDVQYGLGFLLALAGSIGRASADDGS; encoded by the coding sequence ATGTCCGAGGACGGGCACGCCGCCGACGGTGACGCGCCGGCCGACGGCGACGCGGAAGCCGCGGCGCTCGAAGGCGCCGACCTCGAAACCGCGATCGCCGAGAACCCCGAGGCCGTCGCCGCGTTCGTCCGCCGCCTCGACGCGGTCAACGAACTGCTGGACGTCCTCGCGCTCGGCGAGAGCGCGCTGGACGACGAGATGGTCCGCTCGTTGGCGGGCACGGGATCGACGCTCGTGGAGTCCGCAGACGGACTCGCGACCGAGGAGACCGTCGAACTGGCCGCGACCGTCGGAGACAACGGCGAGGAGCTCCAGGGGGCGCTCGAATCCCTGCTCGTCCTCCAGCGGACGGGCACGCTCGACGAACTGGTCGAGGTCGCGGACGTCCTCTCGCTGCTCACGAGCGCGCTGGACGACGAGATGGTCCGCTCGCTGGCGGGCACGGGATCGGCGCTCGGCGAGGTGGCCCAGACCGCCGGCGACGACGACGTCCGCGACGGCCTCGAAACGCTGCTCTCGGGCGTCGGCGAGGCCGCCGGCGAGGAGCCCGAGCGCGTCGGCGCGGTCGGACTGCTCAAGCGGTCGCGAGACCCCGACGTCCAGTACGGGCTCGGGTTCCTGCTCGCGCTGGCCGGCTCGATCGGGCGGGCCAGCGCGGACGACGGCTCTTGA